In the genome of Synergistes jonesii, one region contains:
- the map gene encoding type I methionyl aminopeptidase, with the protein MITFKSDRDIAKMRRAGRVVADILNLMRDMVRPGIDTLTLDEAAENLVLREGAKPAFKGYKTSWASIPFPGTICASINEEVVHGIPSRERVLEEGDIISIDTGASLEGFFGDAACTFAVGEISEERERLLALTHESLRSGVAAVKPGATLGDIGHAVENVVIPAGYGLVRDYAGHGIGRRMHEAPQVPNFGKPGSGITVKPRMTFCVEPMVMTGAEEVKTRPDGWTVVTRDGSDAAHFEYSLLVTDDGVEILTPWE; encoded by the coding sequence ATGATCACCTTCAAAAGCGACCGCGACATAGCCAAGATGCGCAGGGCTGGGCGGGTCGTTGCCGATATTCTCAATTTAATGAGAGATATGGTCAGGCCGGGAATCGATACCCTGACGCTGGACGAAGCCGCCGAAAATCTCGTCCTCAGGGAGGGTGCAAAGCCCGCCTTCAAAGGCTATAAGACCTCGTGGGCGTCGATCCCCTTTCCCGGCACGATATGCGCTTCGATAAACGAAGAAGTCGTGCACGGGATACCCTCGCGGGAGAGAGTCCTCGAAGAGGGAGATATAATCAGTATAGACACCGGCGCCTCGCTGGAGGGTTTCTTTGGGGACGCCGCATGTACGTTTGCTGTCGGGGAGATCAGCGAAGAGCGGGAGCGGCTGCTTGCTCTTACGCACGAGTCCCTGCGCAGCGGCGTCGCTGCGGTCAAACCCGGGGCAACGCTCGGAGACATCGGTCACGCGGTTGAAAACGTCGTAATTCCCGCAGGCTACGGCCTCGTAAGAGACTACGCGGGTCACGGCATCGGACGCAGGATGCATGAAGCTCCTCAGGTCCCGAATTTTGGGAAGCCGGGAAGCGGCATAACCGTCAAGCCGCGCATGACATTCTGCGTTGAACCGATGGTGATGACCGGAGCCGAGGAAGTCAAGACGCGGCCGGACGGCTGGACTGTAGTAACGAGGGACGGCAGCGACGCCGCCCACTTTGAATACAGCCTTCTCGTTACGGATGACGGTGTGGAGATTTTAACGCCATGGGAGTGA
- the rpsK gene encoding 30S ribosomal protein S11: MAKRVQRSRKRKEKKNVSYGVAHIYSTFNNTIVTLTDKQGNALSWASGGNVGFKGARKSTPYAAQMSAAQAAKAAQDHGVVEIDVVVKGPGPGRESAIRSLQAAGLQVNVIRDATPIPHNGCRPPKRRRV; encoded by the coding sequence TTGGCCAAACGTGTACAGCGCAGCCGCAAGCGTAAAGAAAAAAAGAATGTAAGCTACGGCGTAGCGCACATTTACTCGACATTCAACAACACGATCGTGACCCTTACGGACAAGCAGGGCAACGCGCTTTCATGGGCGTCGGGCGGAAACGTCGGCTTCAAAGGCGCGAGAAAGTCTACGCCCTACGCGGCGCAGATGTCGGCGGCCCAGGCCGCTAAGGCCGCCCAGGACCACGGGGTAGTCGAAATAGACGTTGTGGTAAAGGGCCCCGGGCCGGGACGCGAGTCCGCGATTCGTTCACTTCAGGCGGCAGGCCTGCAGGTCAACGTTATCCGCGACGCCACGCCCATCCCGCACAACGGATGCCGTCCGCCAAAGCGGCGCCGCGTGTAG
- the infA gene encoding translation initiation factor IF-1, producing the protein MAKEEVIEVKGRVVEPLPNAMFRVELENGHKILAHVSGKMRMHFIRILPGDRVLLQLSPYDLTRGRITYRYK; encoded by the coding sequence ATGGCCAAAGAGGAAGTAATTGAGGTAAAAGGCAGGGTAGTTGAGCCGCTGCCAAACGCCATGTTCCGAGTAGAGTTGGAAAATGGCCACAAAATACTGGCTCATGTCTCGGGCAAAATGCGGATGCATTTCATCAGGATACTGCCGGGCGACAGAGTTTTGCTACAGCTATCGCCCTACGACCTGACACGCGGCAGGATAACATACAGATACAAGTAG
- the rpsM gene encoding 30S ribosomal protein S13, producing MARLAGVDLPREKRIEIALTYIFGIGPAVADDIIKVTGINPNTRVKDLSEEEEQKLRAEIENNRLVEGDLRRDIAMNIKRLMDIGCYRGLRHRLGLPARGQRTKTNARTCKGPKRTVAGKKKATK from the coding sequence ATGGCTCGTTTAGCCGGTGTTGACCTGCCGCGTGAAAAGAGAATCGAAATAGCCCTTACCTATATTTTCGGCATAGGGCCGGCAGTTGCTGACGACATCATAAAGGTCACGGGAATCAATCCCAACACCCGTGTGAAAGACCTCTCTGAGGAAGAGGAACAGAAGCTTCGCGCCGAAATTGAGAACAATCGTTTGGTCGAAGGCGACCTTCGCCGCGATATAGCAATGAACATCAAACGTCTGATGGATATAGGCTGCTACCGCGGTCTCAGGCACCGCCTGGGGCTCCCCGCCAGAGGCCAGAGGACGAAGACCAACGCCCGCACCTGCAAAGGACCGAAGAGGACCGTCGCGGGCAAGAAGAAAGCCACAAAATAG
- the rpmJ gene encoding 50S ribosomal protein L36 has product MKVRPSVKPICEYCRIIKRHGVVRVICSKNPRHKQRQGARR; this is encoded by the coding sequence ATGAAAGTAAGACCGTCGGTCAAACCTATATGTGAATATTGCAGAATTATCAAGCGCCACGGCGTCGTGCGCGTCATCTGCAGCAAAAATCCGCGCCATAAGCAGCGCCAGGGAGCAAGGAGGTAG
- a CDS encoding KOW domain-containing RNA-binding protein encodes MGVTSPIQDERYRAGEIVIVRRGKYAGKPFAVVGRDDGRILIANGAEYKAAKPKRKNVIHLQQTHYYLEDVAGRVAGGKPLDNGWLMQKISHVLENSGTSCRQEDETA; translated from the coding sequence ATGGGAGTGACATCCCCCATCCAAGATGAGAGATACCGCGCCGGGGAGATCGTCATCGTGCGCCGCGGAAAGTACGCAGGCAAGCCCTTTGCCGTAGTAGGGCGCGACGACGGCCGGATATTGATAGCTAACGGGGCTGAGTACAAGGCGGCTAAGCCTAAGAGGAAAAATGTTATTCACCTGCAACAGACGCACTATTATCTCGAAGATGTGGCCGGGCGTGTCGCTGGCGGGAAACCTCTGGACAACGGCTGGTTGATGCAGAAAATTTCCCACGTTTTGGAAAACAGTGGCACATCTTGCAGACAGGAGGATGAAACTGCCTAA